CCGGCTCAGTTTTCTCAACAGAGTTATTACAACTGGAGGCAGAAATTTAAATATGACGACAGATACCGAAGCAGATATATGGGAGGATactgaagaaaatgaagaacaaGAACATTTACCAACATTTACCAGGGTGAGTATGCTCATTTCAATTCGCTTGGGTGATTCACTACCAGAAAGTAAACTAGAGTAATACCATGGTATTCACTACGGTATGCcattacttgaaaatggcaacaatgtccgaaacatgttgtgattaaataattcaaaaagggtactgagatttttatttttctttctattcaccacggtatttagatgaaatacttcttctatataccgtggtatTCACCAAGTATGTTAATCCAGTAAATTCGACCTTTCTTCTTTTTGGGGATCTCCCTGTTCTCCTTTGTATCAAGCAATCCAACTTGATTAGGGTTTGAAAAATCATCTATAGAAGTCGTGTTACACTAGAGAAACACCAATATATGGAGAACCTTTTTAATTCAGTTTTGAGCTGACCAAGGTATACTATAGAACTCAGACGACAGTTGCGTTTAGAATCCACTTTTTCCATCCATCTTTTCAATCCATCTTTTCAATCCATCTTTTCAATCCATCTTGCTTGTACACCTCTAAACTAAATTTTCTGTAGAGGTAGATTACCAGTGTCCCATTTTAAATATAATCTAGGGTGCATTACTCTGCAATTCACACATGAAAATTAAACTAAAACAGCACAAGATAGACAATACTAGTAGTACTACCACCTCGATTTAGAACATCCCGTTTTAGTACATTTTTTCTGCTGTTCCTTGTAAGGTccaaagttatttatttatttatgatacaAATCACACTGATGTGACATTGGTAGGTATAATAATACTGGTAATAACATAATCAATTATAGCACATAAGTATACCGTACAGTGTACAGTATACCACGATTAAGTACAGAGCAGTGCTTTTTTGTGAGCAGTCCCTtgagaattgaatttttttgagaGAATTTGAGCCTTGAATTGATGAGTACTATATCGAGGTTCCATCATAgttataaaatcaatatttacagtTAATGAAAATGTAAGCTTGCTGTCTGAAGAAACAAACTTCTCAATGCTTCAAATGAGTCTTTCCTTATTCTGACAACATAAGTTTTTGTCTTTCCTTATTCTGATAACATAAGTCTTTGTCTTTCCTTATTCTGGCAACATAAGTCTCTGTCTTTCCTTATTCTGACAACATAAGATTTTGTCTTTCCTTATTCTGGCAACATAAGTCTCTGTCTTTCCTTATTCTGACAACATAAGATTTTGTCTTTCCTTATTCTGACAACATAAGTCTTTGTCTTTCCTTATTCTGACAAAATAAGTCTTTGTCTTTCCTTATTCTGACAACATAAGTTTTTGTCTTTCCTTATTCTGACAACATAAGTCTCTGTCTTTCCTTATTCTGACAACATAACTCTTTGTCTTTCCTTATTCTGACAACATAGACTAAGTCCTTGTCTTTCCTTATTCTGACAACATAAGTCTTTGTCTTCCCGAATATAGTAGCTCCCTAAAAATGTTTTCTTTTGCAGTCACGAGCTAGAGTAAAAATGTATGAAAGTGATGATAATGACGTCATAGTTGGTCCAGAAGAGGTTGACCTGGACAAGCTTGTTGATACTGAGGAGACCCTGGATATTATGCACACTACTGACCCTCTCGAGACTTCTATGGACAACAGTGTGGAGTCCCCACTGAACAAAAAGAGAACAATTCAGTGCGAGAGCGAGAAACGTGCCTTGAACGACGAATTCCAGATAGAACGTGAAGAGTGTCAAGTGTTTGGTGAACTGGTCGCGGTCAAATTGCGTAAACTAGATTCGCGCACCAGGGCATACGTTCAGCATCTAATCAACAATACCTTTTTCAAAGCCGAAATGGGAATGTTGAAGAACGTCAACTCAAATTAATCCCAGTTGAATCAACTCAGTTTGAATTCAATGTTCTCTTCTATAGATAGTTCCAGGGAAAGATAcaactattatattttttaaaatactgaGTGAAAAAAGAGAGTAATTGAATAGAAGATAAACATTGAGAGAGATACATGTAGCCTTAGTTATCTTTATAGATTTTCAGAGTCAGAATAAACCAAATAAACATGGAAGAATCCTCTAAACTTCATTGGACAAAAGTTGTATCTTGAGTTGAGGTTCAagatcaatttttctattgtttagAGCAGTTGATTGCAATCTATCTAGATATTAACAGATCTCGTTTTCTATCGCTTACTTAAATTATATTTGTTGTATATAAAACCGATGTAACTTATCTCAAGGGACCAAGataaaaattcgttgtaatGGAGTATAGTCTCCTTTCAGTATAATTCTACAGTAGTTAATATTGTACGTTATGTACGCGTGCGAATGGGTTAGGTTTGTTAGGTAGAGTACATAAAATACATTGAAACGTTTCATCTTGTATAAACTGTAGCTTCATCCgttgtatatatttttcttgaatattttacaGTATTACATAAAAAACTTACCCTTACTTATCTTTTCCATAAGAAAAATGTGATGAGAGTAGAGCTTATTGAAAGATTATTTACTAAGGACTGAGTACGAACCATTACGATATAATTGAGTTGTTTTTGACGCAACTATGTTAATATTAGAATCACTTTACTGGtgatattggaataaaatacatttttatactaTACATGTACAATTTCTACTTGTGTGTAGATTACAATACTAATCCATGTATATGTTATATATGAATATACTTTATATATGTACTTAAGTGCTTCcctttgttattgtttattgcatcaatacaataaattattttctccccAAGTTATTGTTGAAGTTTTTATTCCGTTCAAGAATTTTATTGGCCATAaaacaacattacaaaaatgtaagcaATAGGCTTCGTCAATTATAAGTAAAATATCATAAGTTGGACTATAAAAAcgaacaaatttacaaataaacATTGGAATATTGtagtaaaatatcacaagttgGACTATAGAAACGAACAAATTTACACAtttatacattgaaatattccaggtattcattaacagaatagaaagcttcagacttGAGCCATTTATAAACAGCAAtataaaacgttttcaatggtaACTGCTTAACATTATCTGGTAGTAAATTAAACATGCGAATTTGTAGGTACCTACTTATGAGTTTTTAGAGTTTTAGTCAATCTAACTGTAGGTCTAGTTATAACATCCCTATGTCTAGTGTAATGTGaatgtatagaaatatttttatgaaaatgagACAGATTTTTCTTTACAgagattaaattataatatatatacagacaAGGCAAGGTCATAATTTTGTGTTCAACAAAAATTCCTCTACAAGATTCATTGTATTTCATACCAAATATAACTCTAAGTGCTTTCTTTTGCcatttaaatgtttttttttttttttttgaagaagaTGAGTTGCCCCACAGTTTTACTCCATAAATCAAGTGTGAATGGAAGACACCAAAGTATATCTTTTCAATTACATCAAGGTTTACATAATATTTCAGTCTTTGTAAGAGAAATGATTGCGTCATATAActtaatatttttccaaatcaCAATAATTGAATTCTATCAGGCATGCAGATAATTCTCCAATCTACAAGGAGTATAAGAATTTAATTGAGTAGAACACTTTAGAAATGGATTATTTATTCAGTCTTTTTGAGAGTTCtgaaatgattttttattaCTCTTCtcttgatagaaataaaaagtaccacttcaacatttcaacattgtTTTGATATCGATGAATTATCATTCAAGCTTCTAGTAGCTTAAAAAAGTACAGTATTATATTCAAGAGCTACTTTAGGATGATGAAACATCCACTTACTAATGCACCATTCAGAAAACAGACACTTGACTTCATCTTTGGACTTTGGagatatcaacaataattttcagaACTTGAATAACATGCAACAAATTGGCTAGCGAGTAGCTGTTTCCTGTTTATCAACATCTCTCTGTACTCATACAATAGATAAAAAACGTACCCTTTTACTTACCTTTTCCATAAGAAAAATGTGATAAGAGTAGAGCTCATTGGGAGATTATTTACTAAGGTCTGACTACGAACTACGATAGAATAGAGTTGATTTTGAGGCAACTATGTTAATATTAGATTAGAATATCTTTAAAAGTGATAATGGTTCATCGAAAacatccattgaaattactgtCAACTGAGTAATAGTTTTCTATGGAATGAATCTGTAACCCATTCTATTTGAATTAGATCGCAGCTTcatacgaaaaaaaattattgtttttttctgaatttgttAACTTTCTCAGTTAATCTCACATCTACTGATTGCTAAACTATAAGGATGGTTGTGATTGCTTTCATGACTACCTGCTTTATTTATCCTATTGGAATTTTGTattccaaaaaataaaaatttttgaaaagagcTTCGTTATTTTACATCGTCAATTTTTAAACTCTGATCTTCATAGAATCCATAGATAATACAGTAACAATAATTAACGGTATAATAATATTCCAATATAAATCTGGGTactctttttaaattatttcgtcacgacatgtttcggctgaAACAAGCTTGattttcaagtgattggaaaatagataaattaaatGTCATTGCATAAATactattcaattaatattttatatttcatttgagtatttatttaatgtcatttttttatttattttccaatcactcgaaaatggcattagtagccgaaacatgtcgtgacgaaataatttaaaagggtactcagatttatataattttttattcaaaagtagctctaaagagaaagaaaataatattttaatgtatACTGTgttatgtaattattatattttcctcTTTTCGCATTAAAATAAACGAGACATTTTAGAGGGAGgcctaaaaaatatattcagttAGCTTTCCTGTTGAAAAAATTCATTAACTGTGCTTTCAGTGCAACAGCAAGTCATGATTTCGATTCCCTACCCTTAGTTGCTTTACTTTAAATACAACTGAACAAGACAAAGTCCTTCAAACCTTTTGACTATGGGCCACCCTCCCCTTTCAAAACAGTGATGATCTCCTCCCTTGAGGGAGAAAATGAGTGGCCCAAGTggtataatttcttgcttaataaaatataattgattttttttaaatgagaatgaacaattaatattacatcaactaacttgtatcagctaccgtctatagaaggcattgacaaggctGAGGATCGGTAATCTTTGCCGAttttcctcctatctttctccactgctattataacgttataacgtggacctcaatgcAATACCAGGGATgacagaaataataaatatttacttACTTAATGGTAATACATTCTTGTggttttttgtgtagttgagaagttgatattgtggtaattattcatattgaatgaaaaagactaagaaattgtcaaaaaccacagattcattgatacttagaaagaccggtttcggttattacaccattgtcaatctctgataaacaatgattgattgattcagtaCTTTATTtaagtagattacaatatatactggcttatacacttatatacaatagcttacaatacaacaaaattatagatgaatttacataatatagactaagaaaataattattgaacagtatatgatatgaaaaagcaatttgtaatataataactatagataataatcatattgttatgcatctacataaattggcggagctttggacatatcaatgtccattcttcggaaagaatattgaaaatatattgataaatgaTCAGAGAGTGTcaggagtttatcagagattgacaatggtgtaataaccgaaacaggtctttctaagtattaataaatctgtattttttgacaatttcttagtctttttcattcaacgtTCTTTGTGGTGATGCAACAATAGCAACCGTTATGTATTCAGTTTCATTTTAAACCATTCACGTTGAGTTCTAGTTGATTAAAGCCTAAATTTCTGAAAAGGTCTCTATTTCTATTACAGTTCAATCAACTAGAACTGAACATGAATGGTTAAAAATGAGGAATCTACAAACTGAATACGTAAAGGTTGCATCACCACATTCTTCCCCGTTTCAGTTGATTAAAGCCTACATTTCTGAAAAGGTCTCtatttctattacaatttaATCAACTAGAACCGAACATGAATGGTTAAAAATGAGGAATCTACAAACTGAATACGTTAACGGTTGCATAACCATATTCTTCCCCGTTTTAGTTGATTAAAGCCTACATTTCTGAAAAGGTCTCTATTTCTATTACAATTATATGTAAATCACACTATTTTATTGTACAGgaggaatttcaagtcattcagaTCTGGTAGTTTGGATCGAATACAATCATAATAAAAGtataatttttccataaaaatGATTCTTTAGACATTCACTAATTGAAAGACAATAGTAAAAATGATTACACATGGAAATCAATGTAATTAACAACTTTCACAGCATTGCAAGATAGAAGTAATAAAGTGTGTCTACAGTATATCATGACTATCATGAAGtgaacaatacaataataaataaaaacaattatatagAAAACAATAATCCATATCGCTCTGCTTGTTGCAACCAAGGATAGTAAatttatatactattcttgtgTTGCAACATCCTTTCTCCAATATTTCAGACTATTGTATTCTCTATTTACAGTAAAACTTTTATCACTGTGTAATTCTACGGCCTTCATCTTCATAGCTTTTTACTCTCGATTAAAAATTATGTGGCCATAAAAACTGAACGgctaatttattgtaatttacaGTTTAATACGACAGAAGTTTAAAATACAGTTTAAAGCACAGTGTCgtttctttttattattgaagtttatCACTgaactatcttgaaaattatttgaattcacAGTTCACTGTAAccttttattatcattattgggACAGCGGCAGTATTCAAAGTATGTAATCTATAAATAGTAGGTTTACGGAGTTGGGATTCAATTCGTAGTAGCAAGAGAGGCCCGACAATCGCTTAGTCATTGATAGAGGTCAATCtgaaattacttattattaCAGTACGGTGTGATAAAGAGCCATAGCCAATTGGTTTTCTGTGTTCGTCACACTGCTGGTTAGAGTGATACAGTAGGATGTGTAAACGCTCCATATAAGTTTCAATATACCTCTCCTAAGCAGCTTTTATTTTCTTGTCCAATAAATCTTTCTATTTAGTTGCCGGCGCTGAACAGAAAACAGTACAACCTTCATAGAATGTATGGACTATGAACTAACATGTAAAATATACATGTGTCAGTGCCATCTACTTTTAGAATTTATATATGATTTTTTCACAGCTATAGAAAATAAACTTATGAGTTTGTAGATGATACATAAATACCTGAGGTAATGCTATTATTTTCgtgggcgcgacagtcgagaccgacgacagtcgaggcctgcgacagtggaggactgttttccagtcatctacggtcgtaggcctcgactgtcgggagtgtacgaaaataattgaagagtcctctactgtcgcctaacgcaggcgacatttgaggactCTTTTTCAGAAGTCCTCTGCGGTCGCAGTTCTCAACTGTCGGGGCTGTTCTAAAATAATTgaaggcctcgaatgtcgcaggtctctaccgtcgctggtctcgactgtcgcaggactcttctgtagtttgcctcgtttgactcGACCCttattttctagctccgcaaagtTGCCAGATCGATTCAGTCCAATGAAACGACTATTTTCCACAGAATCTACAGACCATTGTAttctattattcattgaaaaagtgTTCCCAACATAGAAtagatattgaaaaatcaacatTTTCAAGACTTAAGGACTCAAGAAAGGAGTGGAATGGTGACACTGGAGGTactcattataattttttttaattacatcAACTTGAACAAACTCTGGTTAGGTACGGAAGTTTGAAGTGTGAACATCTACCATCaactttgataaaaatattatttcaacattatcaACATAAGATATATGCCATCTGAATATGtgaattgttataatttgtGGAACAAGTCGCAATAGAAAAtaacatattgaataaaaataattatcaacttttaaatttTGTTGCACAAATCGCAATGAAGTATaacatattaaataaatataataatgttaatttATATGGAGAAAtaagaaacaaagaaaaaacTCCACCGTTATGTTAATtttgttctattctattctttcttcaattcaaaccgtctttccaatataatattatgcaaCTTATATTCGaattaatagaatattaactttTATAGCTGATGATATTCTATGGAGAACCCTTTCAAGATTACAAATAAGAGAAGTGTACATCTTTCAAGCATGATAAcacattttcaagatttcaaatAACAGAAGTGCACATTTTTTAACATGATAACACACTGACTGTATTCAACGAACATTTAACAATAAAAACCAATTAATTACAACTTAAATATCAAATCCTGTCCATGTGCGTGGCCTTTTCAAACGAACAGACTACTTGTCAGTTGCAATTTGTCTGAGTTCGTTTAGTTGCTGAAGCTGTTTGAAAAAGGCAATCATCCAATATGGACTGGTTTGGAGTGGTTGCTGTAGCCGACCCAGCCTTGATTCCTGTGGATATTGTGTGAGAATACACCGTCAAGGAATGCTGCCGGCTGCCGTGTCTGCAACTGGTTGCCTACCCTAACACCAGGTGCGTTCCAAAAGTAATGTCCTGCGTGATTTCTTCccaaaaaaaaaggaaaattatatcatttcaattttcaaatagagAAATAACGAATTGTACTACTGTATTTGCTTTGCAAATATATAGTGTTAGATCAAATGTGTTACATTAATATCGCATAAATGGTAGACAAACAAATGGATGACTTCTACTCATGAACTACATGACTCCTACTCATTTAGTGCAGCTTCTATTAACGTTTCAAAACACAGTACTATTTGGAGGTACTTAAAGAGGTCGATTCACACATATCGGACTAATATCTACTTCAAGTAGGTatagtattttcatttcatttgatatttatcATTACATTTCAAATCGCCGCTCTCACTTTATGAACTGTCACAGCGGACTGTCCAGGAGATAGTATTTCAAAGCCTTCTTGAAAAGATATTTTAATTTCATAGAATTTTTGTTTCTGAATATCTATTACTCTGAGAAAGGAAAATAAGCAAGCCAAAAGATTTTTATAGGAAGAAACCCAAGAATatggggaaggagaagaagagggaagtgAAAAAGAAGATTAAAGGGATGAGAAACAGCAGAAGGGGGAAAGAAAACAATTACTGATCCACATGTGGTAATATTGAATGCTTCCATATGGTTCTATCACCGAGGGTTTCTACTGCAGAAATTATACACAAAATAAAACTCAAGAGAGGTCCGGTTGCACTATGGcctgtttaattttaattgGGATTATTGAAagccacgagagccaatcaaaGAAGACTAATTTTTGTAAAAGGATTCTCTGATTAATTCTCTTGGCATTTAATCATGTTGAAAATTAAACAGGCTTTTGTGAAACTGGAACagaacatttgatttgattcaacaTTCAACTATAAACCAAATAACTCCGTGATCATTAATTTAATGTTGATGATGTATGAATGCAGATTGGGATCTTCTCTAAACGAAACTATTTGCAATTTCCTCAAGCCCTCAAAGAAAACTAGAGATAGAGATTAAGATTTCTACAATTAGATCCAAAATAAAGATAGAGAGAAAGATTCCTATTATTAAATCATAACTAAATATAGAGATGGAGAATCCTATTATTAGAtccaaaatagaaaaataatcaattatgtgaGAGGATTGGTCGAATCAACACTTAGTTTCGATTAGAGAAGATCCCAATCTGCATTCATCTATCATCAACATCGAATTGATCAAGGTGTTATTTGGATTACAGTTAAGTGTTGATTCGTGTTGATTTGTGCTGATTGGTCGTTTGAAGGTAAAAGGTAATGGAGATAAAATAGACAAATATTCAATTCTATGAGAGAATGTTttgtaaaggtataaaggtgttggagataaaatagaaaaatatattcatttctaTGAGAAGAAGTCGTTTAAAGGTAACTGTGTTGGAGACaaactagaaaaatattcaattctacGGGAAAAGGTCGTTTAGAGGTAAAGTGTTGGAGTCAATCACTAAACGAGTCTCGTCGTTAGCAGGAAAAGCGTTGATTGGTTCAAGTCGAGTGCCGAAAGCAGATAAGGTGccattataaattcaaatagtGTAATAGTTATACGGTTCAAGTGCTGGGTACACTCCCATCTGCAATTACCTTGCCGTACTCATAACTCTGTCTCACTCCTTCTCTCAACCCTCCCCCAACCCACTCACTATCAGTCAATCTTACCTAACCAACACTCAATTACACACCAACACAAGCACACTAACAATATTACACACCAACACAACCACACTAACAATCCTATTTCTCTCCTTTCCACAATCGTACTTGCTCAATCGATTTCTCTTCTCCTTGACTACCTAGCCTACTCTGTGACTGTAATCTGTGATTGTTAGATCAAATTATGAAGAGAAAAGAGAACATCAGATAGGAGACGGAATAGAGGTCTCTCAATTTAACTACTTTATTAAACACTCTTTTTACACTGTTCACTATCTATATTTCTCAGTTACTTATCTAagatttcttctattttcatttcatcaagTTGTTTCTAATTGATTTAcataatttttagattcctcTAATCATAAGTGATTGTGATCATCTGTGACTGTGATTGTTGGATCAaatatgtgtaaccttatctaaatttgggaaaggaatagcacaaggttacattttttctctctctatcattttgatgatgtacttattgtatgaatgaatgaatcaatcaataaatgagagagaaaagagagcaTCAGATAGGAGATGGAATAAAGGCCTCTAAAATTGACTACTTTATTCAAGCTTTTATACCACTGCTCACTATCTATCTATATTTCTCAGATCCTTATCTaagattctatttttatttaatcaaatcgTTTCTTATTAATCTGAGTAGTTCTACTGTAAACAGGAgatgtttccaatttatttgaatcgTTTTAAGTAAACATAagatattgataaatagaaatagattcATTAACCAGTTGACACaattaaaaatagtttttaaGCTACTGTACACATAAGGTGttgataaatagaaataaattcattgatcAGTTGATACACCAATATAAAGCTCTATGGTAAAGTATTTGTTGTCATTCCTGTATGTGGGCCTACATTCCATTTATCcgatcattatcattatttatttatttgaaaaaaaaataagtgaGTTACAAAGATATACATTATAACAATTAGTTTTTTGTATGGTTATCTAGTGCAGCAGAACAGCTTAGAAATTGCCATAGTATGCTGCACACGTCAGGTCTGGGATTTATCCCAGTCGTAATTGATTTCACTATTTAATTCGgaacaaatgaaaaaagtaattttattattgaatttgaaagatGTCAATCTTTATTACAGCTATAAATATGTCTCATTTTGATTTAGGAAATAATTCTGATAACTAAGAATTTCAAATGACCAATTTGTGTTATTACTAGAGCATTAAAATACacaaaggtgcgtacagatatacgcgccgcgaacatgagcaattcacttttaatcagctgattataactgtatttttacagaaacggtaagatacagatatagaaagcttggcatcagctgattaaaagtgaattgctcatgttcgcggcgcgtaaatctgtacgcaccttaacgcaCTTCTCTTCACGCACACCATTACAACTCACTTCTCGTTTATATTAGGAACTGAATTACTGAACTTTTATTGTGAGTTATAACGTAACATGATGAAGTTTGAAGAGCAGTGAATTTCGTGGTTGAAATTCAACATAAAATATGCAGTTTGTTTGAATATAgaataatcttttcaaattatttgaatctgataaaattttgtaatcattccTGGAATGCTGTTTCAACTGGGCTGTACATTCTCAATGCTCGATTATTCCTGGCTACCTTGAAATAAAAACGTTGATTATCCTCTCTATGATCTTGCACCAAAATATATTTCTTCTGCTATGTAGTTATTCTGTCAatatctgcagtagcagaagtccttaaTTCTATTTATGCAGCTTATAAATAGCTCGATAATTTTCATATTGCCATTGTGAACCTGTATACGTATTATGTCTAGAATCCAGTTTTTGTGTAgtttgtttatcagagattgacaatggtgtaataaccgaaaccggtctttctaagtatcaataaatcaaataaagttagaaatgaaataaaaatgcaatgaatttaataaaataaagctCGATTTGAATTGACTAGCTttcattgaatattcaaattaattttactGAAATATActttcttgttcttgttgtgACCTCAATACAATTCTCATCAACTAACAAAGATACCATCTAAATCAGACATTAATTACTGAATAACAACCaatttctatttcaaaaatacGAAGATAATATCCCTCAGATAGCTAATAGCTAGAgggatttcaaaaaatatttataatctgtttcTACTGGAATTTTATTTCGAATaacaacattgaaaaataatgctTGAGCTATCATtggatattgaaattaattattactgAAATATACTTTCTTGTTCTTTTTGTGATCTCACTACGATTCTCATCAACTAACAAAGATACta
The sequence above is drawn from the Nilaparvata lugens isolate BPH chromosome 2, ASM1435652v1, whole genome shotgun sequence genome and encodes:
- the LOC111057260 gene encoding uncharacterized protein LOC111057260, with the translated sequence MEFNVERLIKVVKERPAIWDTTHNKWYTKNSKLKAWKEIVEIIDREDNDANIPTSKLGPLIQKRWKNLRDAHVKQMKKIQENPDSGLGKNYRLMDRLSFLNRVITTGGRNLNMTTDTEADIWEDTEENEEQEHLPTFTRSRARVKMYESDDNDVIVGPEEVDLDKLVDTEETLDIMHTTDPLETSMDNSVESPLNKKRTIQCESEKRALNDEFQIEREECQVFGELVAVKLRKLDSRTRAYVQHLINNTFFKAEMGMLKNVNSN